In Pararhizobium sp. A13, the genomic stretch GACCACGAACGGTGCCGACATCGGCCGAAAGCGATTGGTTGTCCTGGACGAAACGAATCGGACCCGCTTGTTCTTCGAACAGCGATTGGCGGAACGTTTCCATGAAATATCCGCGCGCATCGCCAAATTTCTTAGGCTTGATGAGAAGCACATCTGGGATATCGAAACGTTCAAATATCAAGAGTTTCACCTTTCCAAGTCTGGTCCGCGCATGGTCTGTTACAGCCAGTCATTCTGCAAGGCAATAAAAACTTAGCCACCATCGCGTGCGCCTGGGGGCTTGGACCATGACGACAAAGTGCGGTAATTAGATCTTTGAAGTCTTACCGCTGTCGCAAAGTTTCGCTTGCCGAGCTTTGTCGGGGCGGCCTAAGACTCAGCCGAGCGTGCTGTTGGGAGTGGGAAATGACGAAGCGTAAGGTGTTGATCGTTGGGGACAGTCATGTCTACGCGATCAAGGCCGCCGTGGATAAAATTGCCGATCATAAATCCGAATTTGAATTTGTCGCCTTGCGATTGAGTACCGAAAAGAACGGCGAGAAAATCGGCGATATCGATTTGCCCGACCTGCTAGTTGCAGCCGCGGACCTGCGGAGGGACGATGCCTTGGTTACAACGCTGCGGGGCAACGAATACAACATTATGGGGCTCATGCGGCATCCGCGGCCATTCGATATCATGATCCCGGGCCTTGTCGATTTGCCAGCGGACACTTACGAAGAGCTGATCCCTTACGCAACGGCCTATTCATTCATGTTTGCCAGCCTTAAGCGAGGCCATGGCAAACAGCTTTTGAGGATTGCCAAAGCATCTGCTGCTCCGGTGTTCTGTCTTTCGGCGCCAGCGCCCAAGGAGGATGAAGCGCATATCCTGCGGGGTGCGGACACGTATTTCCGAAACGCCGGAATCTCGGAGATCGGCGTCTCGCCGGCGCCGTTGCGCCTGAAGCTTTGGGAGCTGCAAGACAGGGCTCTGGCAAAGTTCTGCGCCGAGGCGCAGGTAACCTTCCTGCCCAATCCGCCCGGAACGCGCGAGGCCGGCGGCTATCTCGAGCGCGCTTACTATGCCGGCGATGCCACCCACGCCAATGCCGCCTATGGCCGCCTCGTTCTGGACCAAATCGCAGTAACGCTGATGAATTGACCGCAAGTGCTGAGAAAGATAGTGATGACCAAATTCGAACACCCCTACCGCCAGCTCCCCGCCAAGGCCTTTTGGCGGCGCGCCGTTTCTTCGCCGGATATGGCGGATGTCGATCCGGTGGGCAGGTTTACGCTGAAAATCGGCCCGCAAACGCGCGTCGCCACAGCGGGCAGCTGTTTTGCCCAGCACATCGCCCGTCACCTCAAGGCTTCAGGTTTCAACTACTACGTGGGGGAAGCGGGGCACCCATTGATCTCTGAGGAAATCAGGACTGCGCACAATTACGGCACATTCTCAGGGCGATACGGAAATATCTATACCGCCAGACAATTGAGGCAGTTGATCGAGCGCGTCGAAGGACAATTCAGCCCGGTCGAGGCGCCGTGGATCGAAGCGGACGGCACCGTGCGTGACCCCTTTCGGCCTGCAGTCCAGCCGGGCAACTTCACCTCGGTTGCCGAAATGGAAGCAGACCGACGGATGCATCTCAAAGCAGTCAAGCGGATGTTTGAGACGCTGGACGTTTTCGTATTCACCCTCGGGCTGACGGAATGCTGGCGCTCCCGCGAAGACGGAGCCGTGTTTCCCCTCTGCCCAGGCGTCGAGGGCGGCACTTTCGATCCGGACCGTTATGAATTCTACAATCAATCGGTTAGTGAAGTGATTGCGGACATGGAAAGCGTGGTCGCCTATGTCGCCCGAGTCAATCCGAATGCACAAATCGTGTTGACCGTCTCGCCGGTGCCGCTGATGGCAACGGCCGCTGCCGACGAACATGTGTTGACGGCAACCACGTACTCGAAATCCGTGCTTCGCGTTGCGGCGCAGGCACTGAAGGATTCCCATCAGAGCGTTCACTATTTCCCGTCTTTTGAGATAATTACGGGCGCCTACAATCGCGGGCGCTACTACGCCGAGGACCTGCGCAACGTGACGGAGGAAGGTGTATCGCATGTGATGCGCCTGTTCCTGAAACATGCGGCCACTGTGGAGGCCGAAGCGCCGCGTCAGGCGGATGCTCTGGAACCCAATCCTTCGGCGTTCGAACTGGCGGCCGCCCGGTTTGTCGAAGTCGAATGCGAAGAAGCGGCGCTGGACCGGGGATAGCAACAGGCGTAACTGTTCATTCGGAAGAGGTGACTGGTCAGGTTGCTCCACGCCGTGATCTGCGAGAATTCGATTGGGTATTACGTCAATGACCGCGGGTTTTGCAGGCATAAGTGACGTGCCCCGACGGGCATTATCAAAGGCCGCCTGATAGCTGCGATTAGGTTCTATGGGGAACACGTAATGGAACGAAAGATACTTGTGGTCGGCTCAAGCCACACTGCTGTAATAGCCAAAGCGGCGGCTGGTGTGGACAATGTCAATGCACTATGGGTTAAAAATCCAAAACGCGACGACGGGCCGGGCGACATAACAATCCAGCAGGCAAGTGAAGCTGTTGCCGCGCTAACCCCGTCCGATATTCTCGCCATTACATGGGTCGGTACGTATCATAATATCTTCGGCCTGGCCCAGCACGAGCAGCCGTTTGATTTTTTTGAACCAGACAGCAGCGAAGAGCCGGATCTCACCAGGGAGCTAATCCCATACGGAACTCTGCACCGCCAGTTCGCCATGACAACAGGGAGAGACGTGGTTACGCGCAAGATTGGTGGCAACACAAAGGCGAAAGTCGTTTTGCTGGCAACACCTCCCGTCAAGGGAGACGATGATTTCATTCGGGCAAAGCTCAAGCTCAAAAACTACAGAGGGCAAAGCATTGATGAAGTCGGAGTAACGCCGGCTTCAATACGAGCAAAGCTTTGGCGCCTCGAAATGCGGTGCGTTGAGTCATATTGCATCGACATCAACGCGGAATTTCTTCCAGTCCCGGACGCGGCCTTCACAGATGAGGGGTTCTTGCGCACGGATCTGTACGGGAGCGACGCCACACACGCCAACGTCAAGTATGGCGCGATGGTCGTTGAGCAGCTACTTCACCTGAAACGCGGGCAGGCGATCCAATCTGCTTAATGTTGCTAGCCGCCGAATGGGGAAAAACATCCACGGAAGATATTTGACCTCCTCATTCCCGCAAGATAAGAACGCTTTTTTCGGTCGACATGCAGGGAGCAGTGCGTTTATGGACTACCCGACTTTTTACTCCAAGTTCAGCGGTTCATATCGAACTAAGCACCTGAATTCACCCTTCGATACGGTTTTCAAGAGGACGACGGCCAACAAGCGCTCCTACTTCTTGCATTCCAAGACGACAATTCCGGCCGAATTCATGCGGATGGAACCTTGGGAAGGCGAATATCTGTTCATGCTGGCGGCTCGCGCCAAGATTGGCATTGTCGAGGTCGGCCGCTTTAATGGGGGGAGCCTGTTTCTGATGGCGAGCGCCAACGACAAGGTGCCGCTTCATTCCGTCGATATTGCCCCTCAAAATGATAAACTGTTAAAATCCTTGCTCGCCGAAAACGCTATCGGGAGCAACGCAAACATCATTGTCGGAGACTCGCAGAATACAAAGTATGGCGAGATTGGTCCTATTGATCTCCTTTTCATCGATGGCGACCATAGTTACGAGGGTTGCACAAAAGATCTGGAGAACTGGTTCGAGAAGGTCGTTCCGGGCGGCCACATCGTTCTCCATGATTGCTACCACGGATGTCCCGTGCTGGACTCAGTGCTGGATTTTGCTGCAAACCATCCAGTGCGTTTCGTCAACTCTCCCTACATCGGAGCCCAACACTGGCTGGTACCAACGGGCTCGATGGTCCATCTCGTTAAGACGGCTTGAGCCGATAATCTGTTCTTCCCTAACGTTGATCGCTTCGTGATCCGGTCCTTTAAGTGGACCGGACTCTCTTATGTTCATTTGCAAGCTCTTTAGCGCACCTCTTCCTTGAGGGGTGGTTGCGACAGGCTGGACTTCTTCTCTAGCCGAATGCTTTGTGATCCGGCATGGAATCATGGAACGTTGGTACCCCTCCGGCTAACGACTTGGCCGTGTGGGTACGAATGTTGCCTGCCATGTGGAGTGCGCGCCCCTGAGGGTGGACAATGATCAGGGGCGCACTCCAGATATGGGGTCAAGGTTCGATGCTGATTGACAAAATGCTTCTTCTTCACCTTGGCGATCTTCGACTTCACCTTTATCTCGACGTCCATTTTGAAGCGCCTCTAGTGTTGACTACGGCAAAGACGGATACAATTAACGTTGCAGCACCCCAAGCAAGCATTGTAGGACGCGAGGCAGTGATATCAGCAGTGAGCGCTCCGGGTTGGCCCACGATAAAATTTACAGTCGAAGTTTTTCCGTAACTAGGGCCGATCGGGAACGTCTGAACGGTCATCCTAGCGGAGTAATCTGGCTCACGGGCCTCTCAGGTGCGGGGAAGTCCACACTCGCCGACAGTTTGGAACGCAAACTTCACAGGCTCGGTAAGCGTACATATGTGCTCGATGGTGATAATGTCAGGCATGGCCTAAGTAAGGATTTGGACTTTACGGAAGCTGGCCGAGACGAAAACATCCGACGCGTGACCGAGGTGGCCAAGCTGATGATGGATGCCGGGCTGATCGTGATAACCGCCTTCATATCGCCATTCCGCAATGAGCGTGAGATGGCGCGAACTTTGATCGGGCCGGAGAACTTCTTCGAAGTGTACCTCAGCGCGCCGCTTGCCGTATGCGAGGACCGGGATCCCAAGGGGTTATACAAATTGGCGCGCGCGGGGCGCATTCAACAGATGACGGGCATAACGAGTGCATACGAAATCCCGGAGCACCCCGCGTTTATCGCAGATAGCTCTTCCGAAACGGTTGACCACACCAGCGAGCGGTTGCTTGCCTCTCTTGGATGGATTTGTCAAGGCGGCGGCGCGGGACTGGACGACTGAAGTATCTTCCGGGAGATTGGCGCCTTCAACGGGAATTGGCGTGGCGCATATGATGCGCGCGAAAATGTGCTATGAAGGGCTCGCTCTACAAAGGATGATGCGTCTTTCAGCCATCCGTGCTTCACGCCTCGCACGACCAACCGATGGTAATACCGATCCATAATCGTGCAGGGAATCCGCTGCCAAACTCTCGCGCTCCCTCCGGTCGACTTTGACGACGAGTGGGAGCGGGACGAACTTAAACTTGACTCACAAGCGCAGGCGCTGTTGAACGGGGGCAGCTCCCAGCGAGGCGATGATATTGAGCCATGCCACCGAGCGACGGCAGGCAAAAAATCCCGAGATACCTGCAGGAAAATCGGATTTATCGAAAGGAGTAACGTTTGGAAATTACCACGGCCGCCCCTGTATTATTGGCCTCCTACCCAAAATCCGGAAATACATGGTTTAGATTCATCCTGTTTCATCTCTATCATCAACGTATGCCCGTGAACTCCATTGAGCTTGATGACTTCATCAATTCGAAGATCGGCGAAAGGAAACAGGTAAAATTTAAGAAGACGCACGCTTGCTTCACTCATACCGCTTCCCTCGGCATACCCATCAGCGGCGTCATTAATATCGTGCGCCATCCATTGGATGTACTTCAGTCTTCCCTAAATTATGCGCTATTGACCGGAGAAAAGCCTGACTCGATCGAACTGGATACGTGGAAGCGCGACTGGATTGAACGCTATGTGGACCATTTGGGACATCCGGCTTGGAGGGCAGAGCCATATTTCTCGGCGAGTTGGGCGGAAAACGTGACGGGCTGGTTAAAGCAAGACAGATTCCCGATCTTGATGCTGAAGTACGAGGATGCACTCGTAGATCCGAATGATTGCGTAGAAAAAATAGTTGAGTTTCTGGGACTTAAAATCGATTCTGAATTGATCGCGAGATGCGTCACCGAAACCAATTTCGAACGCCTAAAGGAATTCGAGAACGCAGAATTGAGGAAAGCCAAAGAAGAAGGGAAGTCCGTTGGCCGCTTTTCCAGCGGCGCCCGCCTCCAGATGTCGGAGCAAGGTGTGCGCTTCTTCAACAAGGGAAAAAACGGGAGCTACAGAGACGTTCTGCCATTGGACCTCCTTCAAAAGGCTGAAAGCGCATTTGCACCCGCGGCCAGCGCCGTTGGTTACTTCACCTGTCAAGTTTGAATTACCACCGATGAATGTCGGCTGCCCTAAGACGATCCGGCTCGGAACACACGTTCATTTGGCCGAGTGTCAGTGACGGCTTGATGACCTTGGGTCATGCTCAATTCGAGGCGCTGTTTGCGGGCCTCGATTGGCGTCGGGTCCGTGCTGTGGAGACGTGAGCGCCAGCAGCAATCGAATAGGTGGGTCACGATGACTCGGGCGGCAAATTCCGACGGTGAACCGACGCGGAGTTTGATAAACTTCAACCATGTTGGACGCCGCCAATTTTCCCGACGATATTGCTGCCCTGAAGGCGATGCGGATCGCGGCGCAAGCGCGTGAAGACCGCAAGTATGAGCGGATCGAGCGGCTGGAGAAGCTGGTCGCCGCTTTCAATCAGGCGGCTTCGGTCGCAAATCCGGTACCCATCCGGTGACGGCCCCGCCTTGCTGAGGCGGGCTGAAGGCTGCAAGTCAAACACTAGGAGTAGTCCTATGACAAAGCACCAGATTGAGGTGATCACATCGGTCGAGCGGCGTCGGCGCTGGTCTCGCGAGGAGAAGGTGCGTCTGATCGCGGCGACATTCGAGCCGGAGGTACGCATACGCGGAAGGCCGCCTTGAGAGATGTCCGGAAACGTAGCTGACTGTGGGTATGGACATCTATACTGACAGTCATCGTGATAACCGCCTTGAGATCGTCGACACTGGTCGGCGTCGCCGTTTCAGCAAAGAGATAAAGCTACGGATCGTAGCGGAGAGCCTTTTGGAGCCGGGATTGTGCGCAACGACGGCGCGGCGACATGGGATTTCTCGATCGCAGCTCTATGAATGGCGCAAGCTGGCGCGTGCGGGCAAGCTGGGCGACATTGAAGCGATTGACGCAGTTGAGGGGTTTATCCCGGCCGTTATCACGACGGAGCCGTTAGCGAGCCAGGCAAGCTCATCATCAAACGAAGGTCGCATCGAGGTTGTTGCGTTAAACGGCAGGCGGGTGATCGTGGATAGCGCCGTTGATGTCGATGCGCTGCTTCGGATCATGCGCGGACTGGAAACGCTGCGATGATCTCGCTTCCCTCCGGTCAAAATGTGCGGGTGTGGATTGCGACCGGCTATACCGACATGCGCTGTGGGTTTCCATCCCTTGCGCTGCGGGTGCAGGAGGTCTTGAAACTGAGCCCGCTGGATGGAAATCTTTTCGTTTTTCGAGGGCGTAGCGGATCGCTCATAAAAGTGATCTGGAGCGATGGCCAGGGCAGTTGCCTGTTTACAAAGAAATTGGACCGAGGCCGGTTCCTCTGGCCTTCCGCCGAAGGTGGCGCGGTGGCGATCTCGCCTGCGCAACTGTCGTCGACTGGCGCAATCCGCAGGAAACATGGCGTCCGACGAAGGTTGGATAGCATTATTGCATTGAAAATATTGGGTGAATCTGATCGAATGGCTTCATGACTTCGAAGCCTGTCGATCTTCCCGGGGACCTTGCGAGCGCCTATCTGGCGCTGCTTTCCGAGCGTGAGATGTTGCAGGCTGAACGCGATGTCGTTGTTGCCGAACGCGATCTCATCGTCGCCGAGAGGGACATGGCTGTGGCGCAAGCTGCCAATGCGCAGGCCATGTTGTCCGACAGCGAGGCCCTGATCGCCAGTCTGGAACTGGCGATCGAAAAGCTGAAGCGCGAACTCCGCGGCCAGAGATCCGAGCGCACGGCGCGCCTGATCGACCAGATGGAATTGCAGCTCGAAGAGCTGGTGATGGCGGCGACGGAGGATGAGGTTGCGGCGCAGGCGGCTGCCGCCAAGGCCTCGAGCGTGCGTTCGTTCACGCGCAAACGGCCGGTCCGGAAGCCCTGGCCGGAGGATATCGAGCGCGAGCGTGTGGTCATCGATTCTCCAGCCACCTGTGCATGTTGCGGCGGGTCGCGCCTGTCGAAACTGGGGGAAGACGTTACCGAGACGCTGGAGGAGATTTCGCGCCGGTTCAAAGTGATCGAGACGGTGCGGGAGAAATTTACCTGCCGTGACTGCGAGGCGATTACCCAGCCGCCGGCGCCGTTCCATGCCACGCCGCGCGGCTTCATCGGCCCTCATCTGCTGGCGACGATCCTGTTCGACAAGTTCGGAATGCATAGCCCGCTCAACCGCCAGAGCACCCGGTTCAAATGCGAAGGCATCGAGCTTTCGACCTCGACGCTGGCCGATCAGGTCGGGTTTGGTACAGCCGCGCTCATGCCGGTCTTCGATCTGATCGAGAAGCATGTCTTTGCGGCCGAGCGCCTTCACGGCGATGACACCACCATTCCCATTCAGGCCAAAGACAAATGCACGACCGGGCGCATATGGACTTACGTATGCGATGACCGCCCCTATGCAGGTGTGACAGCGCCGGCGGCGATCTACTATGCTTCAAGCGACCGCCGCGGTGAGCACCCGCAGAAACACCTAGCCGGGTATGGCGGCATTCTGCAGAGCGATTGCTACAATGGCTTCGAGCCGCTCAGTGTCGCCGAGAAGAAAGCGGTGCCGATCACCTTTGCCTTTTGCCATGCGCATGCGCGGCGTAAATTCTTTGAACTGGCCGATATCCAGAAAAGTGCGCGTGACCGCAAACGGAGAGGCAAGCCGATCTCGCCGATCGCATTGGAGGCCGTCCAACGGTACGATGCGCTGTTCGAGATCGAGCGCCAGATCAATGGATTGAGCGCCGAAGAACGACTGGCCGCGCGGCAGGAAAAGAGCAAGCCGCTGTTCGATGACATGCACGAGTGGCTGAAACGGGAGCGTGCTACGCTCAGCAGATCGTCCGAGGTGATCGAGCCGATCGACTATATGCTGAAGCGCTGGGATGGTTTTGCCCGTTTCCTTGACGATGGCCGGATTTGCCTCACGAACAATGCCGCCGAGCGGGCGCTGAGAGGTATTGCCCTCGGTCGCCGCAACTGGACCTTCGCCGGTTCCCAGCGTGGGGCAGATCGTGCCGCCATCATGCTCACCTTCATCACGACCTGTCGCCTCAACGACGTCGACCCAAAGGCATGGCTTGCCGATGTGTTCGCCCGCATCGCTGATCTTCCCGCCTCCCGCCTGCACAAACTACTTCCCTGGGAATGGAAAAGACTGCGGCAGGCCGAGAACCCGGCCTCTCAGCAGGCTGCCTGACAACAAAGAAAGGGATCGACGAATGGGATATCGCAGCTCAACACTGTACACGCTGAAATACGTGGCCGAGATGCTCGGTGAAGACGAGGACTTCCTGCACGAGTGCTCCATCGAAATGTTCTCGGAAGACGGCTGCCTCAGTGCCTACGACAACTTTCCGGCCTCCGAACTGAGCGAGCACATTGTCCTCTTCTCCGAAGATGGCATCGACAACCTCAAATATATTATCGAGGCTCGCAGGGACGCTGACGACGCATCACAAAAAACGGTCCCTTGAACCCGCGTGCCAGGCTACCTCAGGCCCACTTCACGCGTGAGACTTTATCCCGCGTCCTTCCTCGGATGCATACAGCCGGAGCGGGGAACCGACCAAATGGTGGCGTCCTTGGTCTGCAGCAAAAGACGTTCACCATGCCGTTTGTAGCGCTTGCCTACGCACGGCAACCGCTGTGGGAACAGAGGATGAAACGGATGCATCACCCGCACTAACTGCGTACTGGCGAGACGCTTGATCAAATCAGCATCCAAAAGGTTTGGGACCCGCCCAACCACGGGTTCCGATGACCGGAGGCTCAATTGCTTTGATGAGCCATTCATCTGGATTACGCCAAGAAATCTCCTTGAAGCTTACTTTGAGCTTTCCGATGTCTTGCCACCAGGCCATCAGGATATCAGGCGACTCCATTTCTTTTGGTTGATATTGAAACGGAACCCCACACGAATTGAGATCGATCAGCTTGGAATACAGGTCCGCGTTGTCCCAAAGCTTGCCTTCGTCAACAAAGGCAATTTCTTGCCGGAGTTCATGCGCGCCCGATATTCGTCTACCCCCCGTGAGAACGATGCAACCCTCTGATAGATGAGAGACATTGAGCGGGGGCGGCTCTGCGTGTTTCCCAAATTCAACCGTGAAAGGAAGTCTCCGTCCTAGTTAGCTCATTGAGGTTCAATACGTTTCCGGTGGAAAAATCCCAATTTATGAAACGGCGTGAACCAAAGCAATCAGCTTGGCCAGAGAATTGAAAGCTACTGCCGCAATCTCACAGCGGTTACCTGAAAACACCGCCGCGCAGCATGACGGCGCATTGGGCCAAATCTCAAAGGCCGCTCGAGCGGACGCTTACGATTAAGTTGGTGAATCCGGAAATAACAACCGGCACTTTGATCTGAACTGGACATGAGTGAACGCTATAAATCTATGGCGGCTTACAGCGAGCCCAGCTGAAACGCCAAAAGCGGTAGAAGGCATGCTCAGCACCTATGACGCTTTGTTGACGCGGGTTCGTTTTAGTGCTTCCGCTTCGGTGAAGAACGCGAGGACCTGGTCACGCAGATTATCCGTGGAATACTCATTCGTTAATTTATCCTGAGCCTTCCTCACCTGCGCATAACGTAAAGCGGGATCGTTCGCCAAACGCTCCATGGCTTCCAACCACTCCTCTTCCGTATCGGCGAGAATACCGCAGCCATCGGCGCAACAAGCGTCATACACCGTATCGGACGTCGCTATCGTCGCGATACCTATGGATGTATATTCCACCCACTTCGTGTTTGCCTTGACGAGGTTGAAGGGAGTCCTTGCTAGGGGGCAGATTCCGATGTCCCAGTTCAGCTTCGAAAAATGGATGAGGAATTCTTCATAGTTTCGTACGGGCTGAACGATGCTGATTCGGTTGCCGAACTCCTCCAGCGCGGCTGGTTTGGGAATGGAGCCGAACAATTCAAACCTTATGTGCCGATGCTTGCGCAGGAAACGAACGAGGGCCGGCAGAACCGTTTCCAGATCATGGGCATGATCGAAACCCATGTACCCGATCTTGGTCACCGGCCTTGCGGTCGGCTCTATGAAGACATTACCCGACGCATAGACCTCACCTGCCTTCACAGGTGCCGTTGCGCCGAGAGTTTCCAGGCGGGCTTTCAACGGCGCGGTCGAGCAGTAAACCAGATCCGGCACCTCGAGCAAATGGCGAACCGTCGCCAGACGTTTCGGATGATTATGATAAGCGTGCTTGGCCTCACCAAGCTCGGCGGGGATATTCAAAAGATCATCGTCGATATGGAAGATGACGGGAATGCCATTTTCGCGCGCACGGTCTGTAAGATAGGCTGCATATGGACCGCTGTAGCGACAAAACACGATCAATGTCGGTTTGAAAGACTTCAGTTTCTCGTCTAGCCAAGGCTGAACGTCCTCGTCGCGCCGGCTCGGTCCGAAATTATCTTTTATTTGCGCTTCGGTAAGAAACTCGGTCTCGATCTTCCCGGCCTCGACCAAGGGCGCCAGCGGCTTCACAAAACTGAGTTGTAGCGTCGGAATGTAGCCATTGGCAACAAAGAGGATACGTCGCTCAGCGTCGGCCGGCGCTGGCGGCAGGCGAAGAGCAGGCGCGACCCGACGGGCTGCCGACCAGAGAAGCTCGGCAAAACGTCTATAGACTTCTGCGCGATCAGTAAGAATCGTTAGCTGCTCCAGAAAACCAGCCTGCCGTTCGACGAAGCGCTCGGGATGAGCCAAGGCTTCCCTTTCAAATTCAAGCCAGCTCGCGAGGTCGCTGACGGTTGTCAGTCCCTGATAGTTGTCCGCATCCATGATACCGGTTCCCTCCCGCCAGACGGCAGTCGGTATACCGGCCAGCACCATATCGATCAGGACTGAGGACGGCGCCGATATGCCATAGGCGTAGCGGGACAAATTCACCTTGTAGATGGGATTATTGTTTAGAATCACGTTCTGCGGCAAGGAAACATCGTTCTTTATCACATACTGACCGCCGGGATGCGGACGCAGAACCACACGCTTGTCGTCTTGTTCAAGAGCCTCGCAGAACTGTCCGAACAAGCTGACGAAATCGGCCTTGAAATCGCCTGCGATGTTGAGCCTGGCGGAATGCAGGTTCTCGCAGACTATCCCTACGGGCTTGCGCTCTTGCCGCGGAGGCTGCTGCAGCACAGCTGTCGGACCTGTCACGCAAAGCTTGTTGCGCTGGGAGGGGGCAAGCGCCGTCAGGCGCTCCGGTTCGCACCAACCGCAAACGATATCCGCCGCAAATGTGATCTCGCGGCCATGAGCGAGATCGTGATCGCGGCTCTGCAGGAAGCCAACACATTCGAAACCATGCTGCAGGGTGATTGCGATGAACGAAGGAGGTTTCAGGCGGAAGATGTTATGGACGATGCGGTGGCCGGAAAGATTGGATTCGCTGGCGGCCACGATCACGCCAGCAAGGCCCTGCAATATCTGCAAGGCATGGCCCTCGTTCTCCACAAAATCGATCGAGGCGCCGATCGTCTCAGCGATTTCGGCAATTTCCGCTTGCCAGCGACCACCCTTGTCCCGCTTGTCGAAATCACGCGTGAGCAGAAAACGTGTATCAAGCCCGAGATCCCGCGCGGCAATATAGGCGAGAGGGCGCAAAATATTGACATCTTGAAGCAGGTTGACGAGCAGGATGACGCAAGGGTTTGACATCAAATGGCTCCCAGAGGTGTTCGAACGTTCTCAGACGAAATCGGCCAAGGTAGGCGCCAGCTTTCTGAAACTATACAAGGAATTCTCGGAAACAACTCTTCCATGACTTGGAGGATCGCCGACATGACCGATGAATAAGCCGCCAGCTTTCCTGCTGGCGATCCGCAATCGGCAAGCTCTCTGCCCTCGCAGGCAAGTGAGGGCACATCGTCCTGCCCGATTTTTCGAAACTCGAAATCGATGATCTTGCCGTATGGCACAGACTTGGCGGCAGCTTGCGGCGTCAGCAGTTGGCACGCAGCCTCCGAAACCAGAAGATCGAGGCCAGTGCGTTGCTCGTTCCAGTCAAAGCGAAGGTCGAAGTTCAATTCCAGGTTCGTCAAAGGGCTGGCGATGGAAAGAGCCAGCATGCGTTTTGCAAATTTATGTGCCGAAGCAGAGCTTTCGACACCGTGAATCAGGGCAGTCGGCGGTCGGGCATTCTCTGAAAGCACACTTGGCGCGGTCTTTCCGAAAATGATTGCCTCCAGAAAGGATGCTAGCCCCCGAGCCTCCACCGCGGGATCAGCGTGAGCCCGTAAGACGCGATCCAGAGACTTGAGCGTCTCCGCCCGCACCCGAGGCCGCCCGGCCTTCAGATCGCTCACGACCTGCGAAGCATCGCGATAGATGAAGTCGGAGAATGGTTCATAGAGGGGAAAGCCGACCGAAAGAACCTGGTTGCCGGAGCAAAGCGCCGTCACAGCCCGGTTCAACGATTTCGCGACACTGAAATTTTGTGCAGAGACCGGCAGGAAGACGACATGTGTCCGTGCGAGCAGATTCTGCTCCTCGGCTTCGTTCCATTCATGTATCTCATAGGCCACCGGTATGGCGCTCAATGCCGCCAGAGCATCCCCAGTCATAGCACGGCTGTTGGTGAGGATGTTGAGACGGACATCAAAT encodes the following:
- a CDS encoding GSCFA domain-containing protein, giving the protein MADVDPVGRFTLKIGPQTRVATAGSCFAQHIARHLKASGFNYYVGEAGHPLISEEIRTAHNYGTFSGRYGNIYTARQLRQLIERVEGQFSPVEAPWIEADGTVRDPFRPAVQPGNFTSVAEMEADRRMHLKAVKRMFETLDVFVFTLGLTECWRSREDGAVFPLCPGVEGGTFDPDRYEFYNQSVSEVIADMESVVAYVARVNPNAQIVLTVSPVPLMATAAADEHVLTATTYSKSVLRVAAQALKDSHQSVHYFPSFEIITGAYNRGRYYAEDLRNVTEEGVSHVMRLFLKHAATVEAEAPRQADALEPNPSAFELAAARFVEVECEEAALDRG
- a CDS encoding class I SAM-dependent methyltransferase; the protein is MDYPTFYSKFSGSYRTKHLNSPFDTVFKRTTANKRSYFLHSKTTIPAEFMRMEPWEGEYLFMLAARAKIGIVEVGRFNGGSLFLMASANDKVPLHSVDIAPQNDKLLKSLLAENAIGSNANIIVGDSQNTKYGEIGPIDLLFIDGDHSYEGCTKDLENWFEKVVPGGHIVLHDCYHGCPVLDSVLDFAANHPVRFVNSPYIGAQHWLVPTGSMVHLVKTA
- a CDS encoding sulfotransferase domain-containing protein produces the protein MEITTAAPVLLASYPKSGNTWFRFILFHLYHQRMPVNSIELDDFINSKIGERKQVKFKKTHACFTHTASLGIPISGVINIVRHPLDVLQSSLNYALLTGEKPDSIELDTWKRDWIERYVDHLGHPAWRAEPYFSASWAENVTGWLKQDRFPILMLKYEDALVDPNDCVEKIVEFLGLKIDSELIARCVTETNFERLKEFENAELRKAKEEGKSVGRFSSGARLQMSEQGVRFFNKGKNGSYRDVLPLDLLQKAESAFAPAASAVGYFTCQV
- a CDS encoding transposase, translating into MDIYTDSHRDNRLEIVDTGRRRRFSKEIKLRIVAESLLEPGLCATTARRHGISRSQLYEWRKLARAGKLGDIEAIDAVEGFIPAVITTEPLASQASSSSNEGRIEVVALNGRRVIVDSAVDVDALLRIMRGLETLR
- the tnpB gene encoding IS66 family insertion sequence element accessory protein TnpB (TnpB, as the term is used for proteins encoded by IS66 family insertion elements, is considered an accessory protein, since TnpC, encoded by a neighboring gene, is a DDE family transposase.); its protein translation is MISLPSGQNVRVWIATGYTDMRCGFPSLALRVQEVLKLSPLDGNLFVFRGRSGSLIKVIWSDGQGSCLFTKKLDRGRFLWPSAEGGAVAISPAQLSSTGAIRRKHGVRRRLDSIIALKILGESDRMAS
- a CDS encoding IS66 family transposase, whose amino-acid sequence is MTSKPVDLPGDLASAYLALLSEREMLQAERDVVVAERDLIVAERDMAVAQAANAQAMLSDSEALIASLELAIEKLKRELRGQRSERTARLIDQMELQLEELVMAATEDEVAAQAAAAKASSVRSFTRKRPVRKPWPEDIERERVVIDSPATCACCGGSRLSKLGEDVTETLEEISRRFKVIETVREKFTCRDCEAITQPPAPFHATPRGFIGPHLLATILFDKFGMHSPLNRQSTRFKCEGIELSTSTLADQVGFGTAALMPVFDLIEKHVFAAERLHGDDTTIPIQAKDKCTTGRIWTYVCDDRPYAGVTAPAAIYYASSDRRGEHPQKHLAGYGGILQSDCYNGFEPLSVAEKKAVPITFAFCHAHARRKFFELADIQKSARDRKRRGKPISPIALEAVQRYDALFEIERQINGLSAEERLAARQEKSKPLFDDMHEWLKRERATLSRSSEVIEPIDYMLKRWDGFARFLDDGRICLTNNAAERALRGIALGRRNWTFAGSQRGADRAAIMLTFITTCRLNDVDPKAWLADVFARIADLPASRLHKLLPWEWKRLRQAENPASQQAA